A part of Ziziphus jujuba cultivar Dongzao chromosome 8, ASM3175591v1 genomic DNA contains:
- the LOC107412886 gene encoding probable 3-hydroxyisobutyryl-CoA hydrolase 3: MKFHIVEQVLLEENSCVRKVTLNRPQKLNSLNFEMVSQIFKVLEAYENDSTVKLVILKGKGRAFCAGGDVMGVFHSAFGGHWSFGARFYKKQLALDYLIGTYKKPLVSLINGIVMGGGAGLSMRSRFRVVTENTVFAMPEASIGLFPDVGATHFLSKLPGHFGEYIGLTGARIKGAEMLACGLATHFVPSKNLPLLENALDQISSSEASTISNLINKFSYKVDVKQDCAFKRLEVINRCFSRETVEEILQSLEKEAADGEEKWIKEAIRSMRSSSPTSLKITLRLMREGPNQNLEDTLRRDYLIFCHILMRTVNNDFFEGSRALLDKDKNPKWEPSRLELVSKERVNQHFAKIEDINWEKLELHYGRNTTNQAMARL, translated from the exons ATGAAATTCCATATCGTTGAGCAGGTACTTCTTGAAGAAAACTCATGTGTGCGCAAGGTGACGCTAAATAGGCCTCAAAAGCTCAACAGCCTCAATTTTGAGATG gtttctcaaatatttaaagTCTTGGAAGCATATGAAAATGATTCTACCGTTAAACTAGTGATTTTGAAG GGTAAAGGAAGAGCGTTTTGCGCTGGCGGCGACGTGATGGGAGTTTTCCACTCTGCATTTGGAG GACATTGGAGCTTTGGAGCAAGATTTTACAAGAAACAACTTGCTTTAGACTATTTGATTGGTACCTACAAGAAACCTTTG gtTTCACTCATAAATGGAATTGTAATGGGAGGTGGAGCTGGACTTTCAATGCGTTCAAGGTTTCGAGTTGTCACAGAGAACACT GTATTTGCTATGCCAGAAGCAAGTATAGGATTATTCCCAGATGTTGGGGCAACCCATTTCCTTTCTAAGCTGCCAGGCCATTTTG GAGAATACATAGGACTAACCGGAGCTCGAATCAAGGGTGCTGAAATGCTCGCGTGTGGTCTAGCAACCCATTTTGTTCCTTCAAAG AATCTTCCTTTGTTGGAAAATGCTCTAGATCAGATATCTTCTTCAGAAGCATCAACAATTTCAAACCTCATAAACAAATTCTCATACAAAGTGGATGTAAAGCAAGATTGTGCTTTCAAAAG ATTGGAGGTGATCAACAGATGCTTTTCAAGAGAAACAGtagaagaaatattacaatcaCTT GAAAAAGAGGCAGCAGACGGTGAAGAGAAGTGGATTAAGGAAGCAATAAGATCTATGAGGTCATCGTCCCCAACAAGTCTCAAGATAACTCTTAGATTG ATGAGAGAAGGGCCTAACCAAAATCTTGAAGACACCCTGCGTCGTGATTACCTAATTTTTTGCCATATTCTAATGAGAACAGTGAACAACGATTTTTTCGAG GGTTCAAGAGCCCTACTTGACAAAGACAAAAACCCAAAG TGGGAACCCTCAAGACTAGAGTTAGTGAGTAAAGAAAGGGTGAATCAGCATTTTGCCAAAATTGAAGATATTAATTGGGAAAAACTTGAACTTCATTATGGACGCAATACCACAAACCAAGCAATGGCAAGGCTCTAG
- the LOC107412885 gene encoding secoisolariciresinol dehydrogenase-like, whose translation METSNSVQHNIASARRLEGKVALVTGGARGIGECIARTFCKHGAKVVIVDILDELGRSVCDDIGSKMASYIHCDVTNESDIEKAINATISKHGKLDILVNNAVFIEDAKTSILDNDKSDFDKVISVNLTGVFLGTKHAARVMITAGKGSIINIGSVCCSVGGVASHAYTSSKHGVLGLTKNVAAELGRYKIRVNCLSPYYIATVASKDFFKIEEKEKSKSKVHSNLEGVVHRAEDIAEAAVYLGSDESRYVSGHNLNVDGGFTAINPAFGLFSRL comes from the exons ATGGAGACCAGCAATTCAGTCCAGCATAATATTGCTTCAGCTAGAAG ACTTGAAGGCAAGGTTGCATTGGTAACCGGTGGAGCTAGAGGCATCGGCGAGTGCATTGCACGAACCTTCTGCAAACATGGTGCTAAGGTGGTGATCGTCGACATCCTAGACGAGCTAGGCCGATCGGTATGCGACGATATCGGATCCAAAATGGCCTCATACATTCACTGCGACGTAACAAATGAATCCGACATCGAAAAGGCAATAAACGCAACCATTAGCAAGCATGGTAAGCTCGACATACTTGTAAACAACGCAGTATTCATTGAAGACGCCAAAACAAGCATTCTTGACAACGATAAGTCGGATTTCGATAAAGTCATCAGTGTCAACCTCACCGGAGTTTTCTTGGGAACCAAACATGCAGCTAGAGTGATGATAACAGCAGGGAAAGGAAGCATAATAAATATAGGGAGTGTTTGTTGCAGTGTTGGTGGGGTTGCATCTCATGCATATACAAGCTCAAAGCATGGAGTTCTGGGGCTCACAAAGAATGTTGCAGCCGAGCTCGGGAGGTATAAAATCCGCGTGAACTGCTTGTCACCGTATTATATAGCTACGGTGGCGTCAAAAGATTTCTTCAAGatagaagagaaagagaaatcaaAATCTAAGGTGCATTCGAACCTCGAAGGAGTGGTTCATAGAGCAGAAGATATTGCTGAAGCTGCTGTTTATTTAGGGAGTGATGAATCAAGGTATGTTAGTGGGCATAATCTCAATGTGGATGGAGGTTTTACTGCCATAAACCCAGCTTTTGGTTTATTTTCCCGTTTGTGa